In Reichenbachiella agarivorans, one genomic interval encodes:
- a CDS encoding GH1 family beta-glucosidase yields the protein MIFTKDDFGPDFHWGVSTAAYQIEGAHDADGSGQSIWDAFVAKKGKIQDGSDGNHACKHYNHYREDIQLINTLNIPNYRFSISWSRIFPNGTGYINQAGVDFYNRLIDTCLKNDVTPWITLYHWDLPQELQKKGGWVNREILNWFEEFATTCVKLFGDRVTNWMVLNEPMVFTGAGYFLGYHAPGKKGINNFLPAMHHATLCQSLGGRIIRDLLPHANIGTTFSCSHIDPASQETKDVKAAKRFDALLNRLFIEPAMGLGYPIEDLPVAKRVEDFIQADDEMNMPFDFDFVGLQNYTREVVKYNWYMPYLQGQIVKAEERGVETTAMGWEVYPPGIHKMLKKFNAYENVKSIIVTENGVAFPDHCEEGKVKDVQRVKFLQAYISEVLKAKRSGIKVDGYFVWSLMDNFEWAEGYLPRFGLVYNDFETQKRIVKDSGYWYSRFLKSSKVMLSDEVQNADRF from the coding sequence ATGATTTTTACAAAAGATGACTTTGGTCCCGATTTTCATTGGGGAGTGAGCACTGCTGCTTATCAAATAGAAGGTGCACACGATGCTGATGGTTCTGGACAGTCGATCTGGGATGCCTTTGTAGCCAAGAAAGGTAAAATACAAGATGGTAGTGATGGCAATCATGCTTGCAAGCATTACAATCACTATCGCGAGGATATCCAGTTGATCAACACACTTAATATTCCGAATTATAGGTTTTCGATTTCATGGTCAAGGATATTTCCCAATGGTACAGGATATATCAATCAGGCTGGAGTAGATTTTTATAACCGTTTGATAGATACTTGCCTCAAAAATGATGTAACGCCTTGGATTACACTTTATCATTGGGATTTGCCTCAAGAATTGCAGAAGAAAGGAGGCTGGGTCAACCGTGAGATACTCAACTGGTTTGAAGAGTTTGCAACTACCTGTGTGAAATTATTTGGTGATCGGGTGACGAACTGGATGGTACTCAATGAGCCTATGGTTTTTACAGGTGCTGGCTACTTTTTGGGATATCATGCACCGGGGAAGAAGGGGATTAATAATTTCCTGCCTGCAATGCACCATGCTACGCTGTGCCAGAGTTTGGGAGGGAGAATCATCAGAGATTTGCTGCCTCATGCGAACATCGGGACGACATTTTCTTGTTCTCATATAGATCCTGCCAGTCAGGAAACAAAAGATGTAAAGGCTGCCAAGCGTTTTGATGCTTTGCTCAATCGTTTGTTTATCGAACCTGCAATGGGACTAGGTTATCCTATTGAAGATCTGCCTGTAGCCAAGAGAGTAGAGGATTTTATCCAAGCGGATGACGAAATGAATATGCCCTTTGATTTTGATTTTGTCGGTCTGCAGAACTATACGCGCGAGGTAGTGAAATACAATTGGTACATGCCCTATCTACAAGGTCAGATTGTCAAGGCAGAGGAACGTGGTGTAGAGACTACTGCGATGGGCTGGGAGGTCTATCCTCCTGGGATCCACAAGATGCTGAAGAAGTTCAATGCCTACGAGAATGTAAAATCTATCATTGTGACCGAGAATGGTGTGGCATTTCCAGATCACTGTGAAGAAGGAAAGGTCAAGGATGTACAACGTGTCAAGTTCCTACAGGCATATATCAGTGAAGTACTTAAAGCCAAAAGGAGTGGGATCAAAGTAGATGGGTATTTTGTTTGGTCATTGATGGACAATTTTGAATGGGCCGAAGGGTATCTTCCGAGGTTTGGCTTGGTGTACAATGATTTTGAAACCCAAAAGCGGATCGTGAAGGATTCAGGTTATTGGTATTCCCGTTTTCTCAAATCCTCCAAAGTGATGCTGAGCGATGAGGTGCAGAATGCTGATAGATTTTAG
- a CDS encoding glycosyltransferase family protein: protein MKILYAIQGTGNGHLSRALDVIPALSKRVNVDVLISGIQADLSLPFPVKYRYDGMSFIFGKGGGVDIVKTFKNASIRKLMKEIKSCPVEQYDLVINDFEPVSAWACRMKGVKCIALSHQSALRSKLVPKPPHADWFGSQILKNYAPADDYYSFHFRRYDQKIFTPIIRNDIRNQEITDLGHYTVYLPAYGDKKLIKNLSKIKNVQWEVFSKHTLEDYTQDNVHIQRIDGLRFVESMASSAGVLCGAGFETPAEAMYLTKKLLVVPMKRQYEQHFNAESLKELGVPVLTKLNKKAKKVIQNWVDHGKEIPVYFPEQTQFIIDKVLQEHISAPEAEPKKPIFSFPRLKFLS from the coding sequence ATGAAGATATTATATGCGATACAGGGAACAGGAAATGGACATTTGAGCCGTGCGCTGGATGTGATTCCTGCGTTGAGTAAACGAGTCAACGTCGACGTATTAATCAGTGGTATTCAGGCTGATTTGAGTTTGCCATTTCCAGTGAAATACAGGTATGATGGAATGAGCTTCATCTTTGGCAAAGGTGGTGGCGTAGATATTGTCAAGACTTTCAAGAATGCCAGTATTCGTAAGTTGATGAAGGAAATCAAATCCTGTCCTGTAGAACAATACGATTTGGTGATCAACGATTTTGAACCTGTATCAGCATGGGCTTGTCGCATGAAAGGAGTCAAGTGTATTGCATTGAGTCATCAAAGTGCCTTGCGTTCCAAATTGGTTCCTAAACCACCACATGCCGATTGGTTTGGTTCTCAAATATTAAAAAATTATGCTCCTGCAGACGATTACTACAGTTTCCATTTTCGTCGATATGATCAAAAGATTTTTACGCCTATTATTCGAAATGACATTCGCAATCAGGAGATCACGGACCTTGGACACTACACAGTTTATTTGCCAGCCTATGGAGATAAGAAATTGATCAAGAATCTCTCAAAAATCAAGAATGTACAATGGGAGGTGTTTTCTAAACATACATTAGAAGATTATACCCAAGACAATGTGCATATACAACGCATCGATGGGTTGAGATTTGTGGAGAGTATGGCATCTAGTGCTGGCGTATTGTGCGGAGCGGGGTTCGAAACACCTGCTGAGGCGATGTACCTCACCAAAAAATTGCTGGTAGTACCTATGAAACGCCAATATGAACAGCATTTCAATGCAGAAAGTCTCAAAGAATTGGGGGTGCCTGTTTTGACAAAATTGAATAAAAAGGCAAAAAAGGTGATTCAAAATTGGGTAGATCATGGGAAGGAAATACCTGTTTATTTTCCTGAGCAAACTCAGTTTATCATTGATAAGGTACTCCAAGAGCATATTTCTGCTCCTGAAGCAGAACCTAAGAAGCCTATTTTTTCTTTTCCCAGATTGAAATTTTTATCCTAA
- a CDS encoding UDP-2,3-diacylglucosamine diphosphatase has product MKKGDKREVDILVLSDIHLGTYGCRAKELLAYLKSISPNQVILNGDIIDIWQFSKRYWPKSHMKIVSQIFKWITKGIKVTYITGNHDEILRKFEGFSVGTFELQNKMVMELKGKKVWVFHGDVFDVTMQHTRWVAKLGAIGYDSLIMINQVVNFISEFVGQGRISLSKKVKNSVKSAVKFINQFEDTATQIAADSGYEYVICGHIHHPEMKKYDTENGPVMYLNSGDWIENLTSLEYHKGEWSLFQFEDKDFPELKKSKKKGDSDHDDEPGDLSSRSPKELYGKMLQEMLKN; this is encoded by the coding sequence ATGAAAAAGGGAGATAAGAGGGAGGTTGATATTCTGGTGCTTTCTGACATTCATCTGGGAACCTACGGTTGCCGTGCCAAAGAACTTTTGGCCTACCTCAAGAGTATCTCACCCAATCAGGTGATTCTCAACGGAGACATCATTGATATCTGGCAATTTAGCAAAAGATATTGGCCTAAAAGTCATATGAAGATTGTAAGTCAGATTTTTAAATGGATCACCAAAGGAATCAAAGTAACCTATATCACTGGGAATCATGACGAAATCCTCAGGAAGTTTGAAGGCTTCTCTGTTGGGACATTTGAGCTTCAAAACAAAATGGTGATGGAACTTAAGGGGAAAAAGGTATGGGTCTTTCACGGGGATGTATTTGATGTCACGATGCAACATACTCGTTGGGTTGCTAAGCTAGGTGCGATAGGGTATGATTCATTAATCATGATCAACCAAGTGGTGAATTTTATTAGTGAGTTTGTAGGTCAGGGTCGTATATCTCTTTCTAAGAAGGTGAAAAATAGTGTAAAGAGTGCAGTCAAATTTATCAATCAATTTGAAGATACAGCCACGCAGATTGCTGCAGATAGTGGTTATGAGTATGTGATATGTGGTCATATTCATCACCCTGAGATGAAAAAGTATGATACAGAAAATGGCCCTGTGATGTATTTGAATTCTGGTGATTGGATAGAAAATTTGACCTCTCTAGAGTATCACAAAGGCGAATGGTCATTGTTTCAATTTGAAGACAAAGATTTTCCAGAACTGAAAAAATCAAAAAAGAAGGGAGATTCAGATCATGATGATGAGCCAGGGGATTTGTCATCCAGGTCACCAAAAGAGCTCTATGGCAAAATGCTCCAAGAAATGCTCAAGAATTAA
- a CDS encoding cryptochrome/photolyase family protein produces the protein MNQTPINVIWLRRDLRIEDNTAIETASRQNLPILLLFIFDESILNELPKDDARVNFIYKQLEKINHGLAAHNSSLLIKKGEIQTIWKGLTKEYNIHTVFCAKDYEPYAIQRDKLVSQLLSQSGTRFEQVKDQVIFEENDILKADGTPYTVYTPYKNKWLEKFYQPRLIQKWKENNQAIYFQADYTFPSRTELGFKQSNRSVKPFSLDQLKNYQDKRDYPGLDATSYLSPYLRFGSISIRQVVDLANQVNQTFLSELIWREFFMQILYHFPRVVSESFKPKYDNIQWINNEGQFQNWCKGQTGYPIVDAGMRQLNQTGYMHNRVRMVTASFLCKHLLIDWRWGEAYFASKLLDYELSSNNGNWQWAAGCGCDAAPYFRVFNPSIQLTKFDKDLEYVKKWIPELLSGDYPTPIVDHSFSRLRAIEVYKAALQ, from the coding sequence ATGAATCAAACACCTATCAATGTTATATGGCTTAGAAGAGACCTTAGAATAGAGGATAATACTGCCATAGAAACTGCCAGCAGACAAAACCTACCGATACTCCTGCTGTTCATATTCGACGAAAGCATACTCAATGAGCTGCCTAAAGATGATGCTCGGGTCAATTTTATCTACAAACAACTAGAAAAAATAAATCATGGTCTAGCAGCACATAATAGTTCGCTGCTAATCAAAAAAGGTGAGATTCAAACTATATGGAAAGGATTGACCAAGGAGTACAATATTCATACGGTGTTTTGCGCCAAAGACTATGAACCGTATGCCATTCAGCGAGACAAATTGGTATCTCAATTATTATCCCAATCAGGTACGCGTTTTGAACAAGTAAAAGACCAAGTCATCTTCGAAGAAAATGATATTTTAAAGGCTGACGGGACTCCCTATACTGTTTACACTCCATATAAGAACAAATGGCTTGAAAAATTCTATCAACCCCGTCTCATACAGAAATGGAAAGAAAACAATCAAGCGATATACTTTCAAGCAGATTATACATTCCCCAGCCGTACAGAACTAGGTTTCAAACAAAGCAATAGGTCAGTTAAGCCTTTCTCCTTGGATCAATTGAAGAACTATCAAGACAAGAGAGATTACCCCGGATTAGATGCGACGAGTTATCTCAGTCCTTATCTCCGCTTTGGTAGTATTAGTATCAGACAAGTAGTAGATCTTGCCAATCAAGTCAATCAGACATTTCTCAGTGAATTGATATGGAGAGAATTTTTCATGCAAATCCTCTATCACTTTCCTCGTGTAGTATCCGAGAGCTTCAAACCTAAGTATGATAATATCCAATGGATAAACAATGAGGGTCAATTTCAAAATTGGTGCAAAGGACAAACAGGTTATCCCATAGTAGATGCTGGTATGAGGCAACTCAATCAAACTGGCTATATGCACAACCGTGTGAGAATGGTGACTGCAAGCTTCTTATGCAAACATTTGTTGATTGATTGGAGATGGGGAGAAGCTTACTTCGCCTCCAAATTGCTAGATTATGAACTATCCTCCAATAATGGCAACTGGCAATGGGCTGCTGGGTGTGGCTGTGATGCGGCACCCTACTTCCGAGTATTTAATCCAAGCATACAACTCACCAAATTCGACAAAGACCTCGAATATGTTAAAAAATGGATACCAGAACTACTCTCTGGCGATTACCCAACACCAATAGTAGACCATTCTTTTTCCAGACTACGAGCGATAGAGGTCTATAAAGCAGCCCTTCAATAA
- a CDS encoding TonB-dependent receptor has protein sequence MRKILQFILLLTLITCYGHVMAQERIISGTVTSEEDGSPLPGVSVLIKGTTKGTISDVNGLFKLSAQEGETLVFSFIGFSVLEKKVTDKSTHNVKMTPSSEQLNDVVVVGSRGEGRTKIETVAPVDVINVSEISVGMAQVDIAQMLVATAPSFSAVKSQGGDLNSHVDSPTLRGLAPNQMLVLINGKRRHSSALLTSNQTGTFGNAVDMSFIPASSIASVQILRDGAAAQYGSDAIAGVMDIILKENTGVLSGNLTMGATPNFGTPSFDNNYGGLTAGEKELQKEVPRDMDGETVQFDVNYGLDLGNDGFLNITGFVRQDKRAIRATVLDYERYLTYDGTYLNNERTDKNGNPMITNPELIEAMAKGSYNGYTPEQLSTNVGLLNARGLTQYDVSSYLGSPDVNIAGLSFNLGLPLRNDFNFYANGDIGFKYVEGFSCYYRSPSWTSRAGAQGLYPNGFRPLMMTNQSNTALTTGVEGKLGDFKIDVSNTFGRNAMDIRMKNTLNVTYGDASPTEMYLGNHSFTQNTTNIDVSRFLPDALSGINIAFGGEMRVEKYEIVKGQLESYSNSDAGTYEATSIDQPMVGPDGFPIENENSSPIVDSNGSPLLTQPYDGGTTVKNYSQGCQCFTGFGPNNEANAVRTVMGAYLDIEADITDKWLVEGATRYETFLDFGSVLTGKVATRYSILDNLAVRGSASTGFRAPSLQELNYSQTFTYFVNTIPADATVYTNNSTEARLLGVSLKEETSVNYSVGIASELFKGFTLTADAYMITVKDRIFLTDPFTAADAPVLEPLIGDGEAQFRINGGTISTKGLEIVSNYATQVGPGRLGLTLAATFRENKFEKATVPDLNTALTDEELAEKYVRRASIAQFETGTSSTKFIGTVTYNIGKFNFMVRPTFYGEVTSRQNDMSSIVDVNGAYDIYTETAPATGETAYADQTYSPEWVFDMGITYTVSPKLNLSVGGQNVFNNLPDVVRYENRDFGLYSDYQQGSRGAYYFTRLSFSF, from the coding sequence ATGAGAAAGATTCTACAATTTATTCTATTACTAACTCTGATCACATGCTACGGTCATGTCATGGCGCAGGAGCGGATCATATCAGGAACTGTCACTTCTGAGGAAGACGGTTCGCCACTCCCAGGAGTAAGTGTCTTAATCAAAGGCACCACAAAAGGTACAATTTCAGATGTCAATGGTTTATTTAAGCTGAGTGCTCAAGAAGGTGAAACACTTGTTTTCTCTTTTATTGGATTCAGTGTACTAGAAAAGAAGGTCACAGATAAATCAACTCACAATGTAAAAATGACCCCTTCTTCCGAGCAGTTGAATGACGTGGTAGTCGTCGGATCCAGAGGCGAGGGCAGAACCAAAATAGAAACAGTCGCACCGGTAGATGTGATCAATGTCTCTGAAATATCAGTAGGCATGGCACAAGTAGATATTGCACAAATGTTGGTGGCTACAGCTCCTTCATTCAGTGCGGTCAAATCTCAAGGTGGTGACTTGAACTCACACGTAGACTCACCTACATTGAGAGGACTGGCTCCTAATCAGATGTTGGTATTGATCAATGGTAAGAGAAGACACTCCTCTGCACTACTGACTAGCAATCAAACTGGAACTTTTGGCAATGCGGTTGATATGAGTTTCATTCCTGCTTCGTCCATTGCGAGTGTACAAATCCTAAGAGATGGTGCAGCCGCACAATATGGATCTGATGCGATCGCAGGCGTTATGGATATCATCCTCAAAGAAAACACGGGGGTGCTTTCTGGTAACCTGACCATGGGTGCTACACCCAACTTTGGTACTCCATCATTTGACAACAACTATGGTGGTTTGACGGCTGGTGAAAAAGAGCTTCAAAAAGAAGTGCCAAGAGACATGGATGGTGAAACCGTGCAATTCGATGTTAACTATGGATTAGACCTAGGCAATGACGGATTCTTGAATATCACGGGTTTTGTAAGGCAAGACAAAAGAGCAATCAGAGCCACCGTCTTGGACTATGAGCGATATTTGACCTACGATGGCACCTACCTCAACAACGAGAGAACAGACAAAAATGGCAATCCCATGATCACCAACCCTGAACTCATCGAAGCAATGGCAAAAGGTTCATACAATGGATATACACCTGAGCAATTGAGTACAAATGTTGGGCTATTGAATGCCAGAGGTCTGACTCAATATGACGTATCTTCCTATCTGGGATCTCCTGATGTCAACATTGCTGGGTTATCTTTCAACCTTGGGTTACCGCTGCGAAACGATTTTAACTTTTATGCCAATGGAGATATAGGATTCAAATATGTAGAAGGATTTAGCTGCTACTACAGGTCTCCATCTTGGACATCCAGAGCAGGCGCTCAAGGCTTGTATCCTAATGGATTCAGACCGCTGATGATGACCAACCAATCAAACACGGCCTTGACCACTGGCGTGGAAGGGAAATTGGGAGATTTCAAAATCGATGTAAGCAATACCTTCGGCAGAAATGCCATGGACATCCGGATGAAAAATACGCTCAATGTGACATATGGGGATGCCTCTCCAACAGAAATGTACTTGGGTAATCATTCATTCACACAAAATACAACAAACATTGACGTGTCTCGATTCCTTCCAGACGCACTCTCTGGTATCAACATCGCCTTTGGTGGTGAAATGAGAGTAGAAAAGTACGAGATTGTCAAAGGTCAATTGGAAAGTTACTCCAACAGCGATGCAGGAACCTATGAGGCTACTAGCATTGACCAACCCATGGTAGGTCCTGATGGTTTTCCGATTGAAAACGAAAACTCTAGCCCAATTGTGGATAGCAATGGATCCCCATTGTTGACTCAACCTTATGATGGTGGAACTACAGTAAAGAATTACTCTCAAGGCTGCCAGTGTTTCACAGGGTTCGGCCCCAACAATGAAGCCAATGCAGTACGTACGGTGATGGGTGCCTATCTAGATATCGAAGCAGACATCACAGACAAATGGTTGGTAGAAGGTGCTACCCGATATGAAACCTTCCTTGACTTTGGAAGTGTATTGACAGGGAAAGTAGCTACTCGGTATTCAATCCTAGACAATCTGGCGGTAAGAGGCTCTGCAAGTACTGGTTTCAGAGCACCTTCATTGCAAGAGCTCAATTACTCTCAGACTTTCACCTATTTCGTAAATACGATTCCTGCTGATGCCACGGTCTACACCAACAACAGCACAGAAGCGAGACTATTGGGTGTATCGCTAAAAGAAGAAACCTCTGTCAACTACAGTGTAGGTATTGCTTCCGAACTATTCAAAGGCTTCACCTTGACTGCAGATGCTTATATGATCACAGTGAAGGACAGAATTTTCCTGACAGACCCATTTACGGCAGCTGATGCGCCAGTTCTTGAGCCATTGATCGGAGATGGTGAGGCACAGTTCAGAATCAACGGAGGAACTATCTCTACCAAAGGTCTTGAAATCGTATCCAACTACGCCACCCAAGTTGGTCCAGGTAGACTGGGACTAACATTAGCCGCCACTTTCAGAGAAAACAAGTTTGAAAAAGCTACTGTTCCTGATTTGAACACAGCTCTTACAGATGAAGAGCTTGCTGAGAAATATGTAAGAAGAGCCAGCATAGCACAGTTCGAAACAGGAACTTCCTCTACAAAATTCATTGGTACGGTTACTTACAACATTGGCAAGTTCAATTTCATGGTGAGACCGACCTTCTATGGTGAAGTCACTAGCAGGCAAAATGACATGTCATCTATTGTAGATGTAAATGGAGCCTACGATATCTACACCGAAACAGCTCCTGCTACAGGAGAAACCGCTTATGCAGATCAAACTTACAGCCCAGAATGGGTATTTGACATGGGGATTACCTATACAGTGAGTCCAAAACTCAACCTATCAGTAGGTGGACAGAACGTATTCAATAACCTGCCAGATGTAGTGAGGTATGAAAACAGAGATTTTGGTCTATACTCTGATTATCAGCAGGGCTCTAGAGGAGCATATTACTTTACTCGTTTGAGCTTTTCATTCTAA
- a CDS encoding pyridoxal phosphate-dependent aminotransferase, translating into METKINRRNWLKAGMLTAGGLAVSPYFTMAELAKAPIKFNAKGNALYSPFFEEYVPKAFPDAKVLKAKLNANENPYGPSPKAIKAVQEKAFMGNRYAWTELFDLIDKIAAQEGVDPKRIMMGPGSSDLLEKTAMVLFMEGGNIVSADPSYMSLIQVAQSTGAEWKAIPLKKDWSHDLKAMEKAIDSETKLVYICNPNNPTGSMTDHAELLDFCSRVSEKVPIFIDEAYLGFLDDAAKKSMVSLVNEGKDVIIARTFSKIHGMAGLRVGYVVASEKIVDQISKITRGGMGISYTSIFAASASMDDVEFQNKSRKLNTEARSYVCKELDKLGYQYIPSSTSFVIFPIEMDGKVFLEKMMDLGVAVRSFKIMDKTWCRVSIGTMDEMKIFTSSLKQVLV; encoded by the coding sequence ATGGAAACTAAAATTAATAGAAGAAACTGGTTGAAGGCAGGCATGTTGACTGCTGGTGGCTTGGCCGTATCTCCATATTTCACCATGGCAGAGCTGGCAAAAGCGCCCATCAAGTTCAACGCCAAAGGCAATGCCCTTTACAGCCCTTTCTTTGAAGAATATGTACCGAAGGCATTTCCAGACGCCAAAGTCTTGAAAGCAAAACTCAATGCAAACGAAAACCCATATGGTCCCTCTCCGAAAGCCATCAAGGCGGTTCAGGAAAAGGCCTTCATGGGCAACCGCTATGCGTGGACAGAATTGTTTGATCTGATTGACAAAATCGCCGCACAAGAAGGAGTAGATCCAAAAAGAATCATGATGGGCCCTGGCTCATCTGATCTCTTGGAGAAAACGGCCATGGTGCTCTTCATGGAAGGTGGCAACATCGTCTCTGCGGATCCTTCTTACATGTCTTTGATTCAAGTAGCTCAATCCACAGGTGCAGAATGGAAAGCCATTCCCCTCAAAAAGGATTGGTCGCATGACCTCAAAGCCATGGAAAAAGCTATTGATTCAGAAACCAAACTGGTTTATATCTGTAATCCCAACAACCCAACTGGCAGCATGACTGACCATGCAGAATTGTTGGACTTCTGCTCTAGGGTATCCGAAAAAGTGCCGATCTTCATCGATGAAGCATACTTAGGTTTCTTAGACGATGCTGCGAAGAAGAGCATGGTGTCTTTGGTCAACGAAGGCAAAGATGTGATCATCGCACGTACTTTTTCCAAAATACATGGTATGGCAGGTCTGAGAGTTGGGTACGTAGTAGCCAGTGAAAAGATCGTAGACCAAATCAGTAAAATCACCCGTGGTGGAATGGGCATCTCTTATACTTCCATCTTCGCAGCGTCGGCGAGTATGGACGATGTAGAGTTTCAAAACAAATCTAGAAAACTCAATACCGAAGCAAGAAGCTATGTATGCAAAGAGCTAGACAAGCTAGGATATCAATACATCCCTTCCTCTACCAGTTTTGTGATTTTCCCCATTGAGATGGACGGTAAAGTCTTCTTGGAGAAAATGATGGATCTCGGTGTGGCCGTCCGCTCATTCAAAATCATGGATAAAACATGGTGCAGAGTAAGTATTGGTACCATGGACGAAATGAAAATATTTACAAGCTCACTCAAACAAGTATTAGTCTAG
- a CDS encoding AEC family transporter yields the protein MNFALQKTLELVLVIALGFFLQKKLSSKESLSGIKIIILSIALPATIFVALLKIDLDATLLIFPALALVFNLLMFLATKYMSGSVIPTDNESRSRTLTMLLPSLAPGLSCFPFIMVYSGDDSLALAALADVGNKIFVLILLYILAMRWYHSRSVSTTVTSSSSKLKSLVIALINEPINLVIIAALILLGFGLNINALPSFMSSTILRISAIMTPLVLLFIGMSAKIKWKDLRHITNILFWRAGLTFMLSGLFILLFPALSPALVLLILVFPQSSCSFWPFAHMSAVNSLEEKDNQTSPTFDIDFAISVMACSLPFSTLMIICIYSFSSFFTSPPLVLSLGFVMFALPLVYKYAKKYKKVLEQMT from the coding sequence ATGAACTTCGCTTTACAAAAAACATTAGAACTGGTACTGGTCATAGCGTTAGGATTCTTCTTGCAGAAGAAACTCAGTTCCAAGGAGAGTCTCAGTGGTATCAAAATCATCATTTTGAGCATTGCTCTTCCTGCCACCATATTCGTTGCCTTGCTCAAAATAGACTTGGATGCCACATTGCTCATCTTTCCTGCACTGGCATTGGTCTTCAATCTATTGATGTTCTTAGCTACCAAGTATATGTCTGGCTCAGTAATCCCTACAGACAACGAAAGTCGCTCCAGAACCCTCACCATGCTACTGCCATCCTTGGCGCCTGGACTGTCTTGTTTTCCCTTCATTATGGTGTATTCGGGAGATGATAGTTTGGCCTTGGCTGCTCTGGCTGATGTAGGAAACAAAATCTTTGTCTTGATCCTACTATATATCCTCGCCATGCGCTGGTACCACAGCAGATCCGTCTCTACTACTGTCACCTCATCGTCTAGCAAACTAAAGAGTCTGGTCATCGCCTTGATCAACGAACCGATCAACTTGGTGATTATCGCTGCACTCATACTGCTCGGATTTGGACTGAATATCAACGCCCTTCCTTCATTTATGAGCAGTACTATCTTGAGAATCAGTGCCATCATGACACCTCTGGTGTTGCTGTTCATCGGGATGTCAGCCAAGATCAAATGGAAAGACCTCAGACACATCACCAACATCCTATTTTGGAGAGCTGGATTGACCTTTATGCTATCGGGACTGTTTATCCTGCTATTTCCTGCGTTGAGTCCTGCATTGGTACTCCTGATTTTGGTCTTCCCACAGAGCTCTTGTAGCTTTTGGCCTTTTGCCCATATGAGTGCGGTCAATAGTCTGGAAGAAAAGGACAATCAAACGAGCCCTACATTTGACATTGACTTTGCCATCTCTGTCATGGCCTGTTCACTGCCGTTTTCTACGTTGATGATTATATGCATCTACTCTTTCAGTTCCTTTTTTACCAGTCCTCCACTAGTACTCAGCTTGGGGTTCGTGATGTTCGCCTTGCCGCTAGTCTATAAGTATGCAAAAAAGTATAAAAAGGTACTGGAGCAAATGACTTAA